In one Balaenoptera ricei isolate mBalRic1 chromosome 20, mBalRic1.hap2, whole genome shotgun sequence genomic region, the following are encoded:
- the TMEM92 gene encoding transmembrane protein 92, which produces MSDTWVPGLVPTLLLGLLAGLQQAAATCGLFFTCPKGFNCCGNSCCQEYQPEQYELFSGPLRIFVIVFLIIIPLLCICGLAKRFCRNCRKSEQDPPADHEGPPERPPITPAERVTATISEPPPPYSEIILKPVVGLPPAEPPPPYSFRPEEHAGVRSGIDNPTF; this is translated from the exons ATGTCAGACACCTGGGTCCCCGGCCTAGTACCCACCTTGCTGCTCGGCCTGCTGGCCGGCCTCCAACAG gctgcagccaCATGTGGTCTCTTCTT CACCTGCCCTAAAGGGTTCAACTGCTGTGGTAACAGCTGCTGCCAAGAGTACCAGCCAGAGCAGTACGAGCTCTTCTCTGGCCCCTTGAG GATCTTTGTCATCGTCTTTCTGATCATCATACCCCTCTTGTGCATCTGTGGCCTGGCTAAGCGCTTCTGTCGCAACTGCAGAAAGTCGGAGCAGGACCCCCCAGCGGATCATGAGGGGCCCCCAGAACGGCCACCCATTACTCCCGCAGAGAGGGTCACAGCAACCATTTCTGAGCCCCCACCCCCCTACAGTGAG ATTATCCTGAAGCCCGTCGTGGGTCTGCCTCCCGCGGAGCCGCCCCCTCCCTACAGCTTCAGGCCTGAAGAACACGCCGGCGTGCGCAGCGGCATCGACAACCCCACCTTCTGA